In Clostridium thermosuccinogenes, the genomic stretch GATTGCTTTGCATTTCTCGCCTGCTGTTACATAAAGACTTCCGGTTACTCCGCTTTTATTGCTGCCTTTTTTTTCAGACAAGTTTTCCCTTTTAACAAGTGATTTCATTTATGCTATCTCCTCATTTGCATGCTTATTTTCGTGTTTTTCTAATACAATTGATCATATCAATTTGACTCATTGCTTCTTCCGATGGTGCAAGGCATATTTGCTGAGTCAGCAGTAATAAAAGGTTTTACATCTTAAAGGCTTTCAAAAAGACAGGATGCATCTGACAGACGCATCCTGCCAATATCATAGGTAATTAATTATTTGGCTGCTATATAAGCATTGATCTGCTTTTGAGTTTCCTCAATGATATCCTGCAAACCAGCCGCATTCATCTTCTTCATTATTTCATCTCTCACTTCGTTGATATCCGTAACTCCTATAGCCAGATTCAATGAATATTCATTCATTACCGCGGTTACCTGGCTGACCTGTGCTTTAATCTTGCTCTGGTCCAATGTAAAGCCCACGAAAGGAGTAACTACCGATTTGCTGTCCCAGGTTTTCAGCTTTTCGATATCTTCCTTGGGATATTTGGAAGAAAAACGAGCAAGATTTATATCATTCCACATCCAGACATTTGTGGTGTATACTTTTTCTTTAGGAATATCACTTATGTCAACTGCACCGTCAACCAGCTTATAGTTCTCCCCTTCAACACCATACGACCAAAGATCATAGTTTTCCTGGCTTTTCTTAATCCAGTTTATCAAAGCAACCGCTTCATTTACATGCTTGCTTGTGCTCGGAACAGCCAGCATGTTGTCTCCTGCCAGGTAAATATGTCGGGTCTTAGGTTCCAGCAATACAGTTTCAACAACCGCTCCGGGAACATTAGCCGTTATGGTGTCAATTCTCTCGGAAGCTCTCATTATGTTGGCCGCTACGCAAGCAACCTTGCCGTAATCAAAACCAACATCCCCATTTTCAACTTTAGAAGTGTCGGAATTCAGCCAGCCTTTTTCTTTCCATTCTTTACGCTTTGTAGTAATCTGGGTAAAGGCCTCTGAATCCCAGAAAGATTTCACTGTGTATGTCTCATCGGTGGGATCAATATAAATCGGATTAATACCTCCGTCACCTATAGGGAAGAAGTAGTCGGCGTAAACCGGAAAGAGAGGCTGCCAGTTTGTATCCATAATAGGATACATGTCAGGTTCGTTTTCCTTAATGGCTGCAAAATAAGCTTCCAAATCTTCTATTGTTTTGATTTCAGGAATACCATATTTCTCACGCAGATCTCCACGTATATTGAATACGTTATTAAATGCTGTCATTGGTATCGATCTCGGTAAAGCATACTGCTTGCCGCCTACGGAACCACCCTTTAGCACGTGCTCAGGGGTATTCGCCAGCAGATCCGCACCGTAAGCCTTTAAAGCATCGTCAATTGGCTGGTAAACCTTTTTGGAAACCAAGTCAGAAAGAGTACTGCTATGCGCCCAGGCAATGTCATATTCAGCTCCGCCTGCGATGTCAAGCGCCAGCTTGTTCCAATAGTCGTCGATATACTTGATGCTTACATTGACATTAAGACCATCGGCTTTCAGTTTTTCATTGATTGCTTTCAGCACGCTTTCCGCTGCTTTGGATTCCTGTCCTGGAAATACGGCGGTAAGGTTCACAGGTGCTTTCTCACCTTTATCTGCATCTTTCTTTGTGCTTGCTGCAGCGTCTGCTTTTGTATCTGCTTTTGCATCCGTACTTACTGCTGCATCTGTTGATTTGTCAGATTCGTTTGACTTCTTGCCGCATCCTGCAAGCATTGTCAATGTCATCGCCATGATGAGCAGAAATGACACAACGACTTTAAACCTTTTCATTTTCATTATCTCCTTTCTTTCAACAGCATGATTTGGTAAGTTTTTATACCGCTGTTGTAAGTATAAAAACTTTTTCTCTGCAGAGATTAAAAGGTTTTTATAACATTAACCCAATTTTCATTAGGTTAAAGCCAAAAAGCAGATTATCCCTTTACGGCTCCGATCATAATACCCTTTACAAAGTAGCGTTGTATAAGCGGATAAAGCAATATGATGGGGCCGATTGTTACAAATAATGTTGCGATCTGATATGTTTGTGCAGGAAACTCAAATCCGCCAATATAACCGTTTTTCCGTATGAACTCCATCATGGACTCAATTCGGAAAAGCATGTATTGGAGCGGGAATAAATTGCGCTCATCGATAAACCAAAGTGCCAGCGACCAGTCGTTCCAGTATGCCAATCCGACAAAAAGCGCGACAGTGGCGATAATCGGCTTTGACAACGGTAAGACAACCTGAAAAAAGGTCCTCATGACACCGCATCCATCTATATCAGCCGATTCGATAAGCGAAGCCGGTATTGTCTTAAAGTAATTCCTCATCAAAAATATATTGAACGAAGACACCAGCATAGGAAGGATTAAAGCCATGATGGTATTCTGCAAATGCAACAGCTGGGTGCACACCATGTACCATGGCAGCAAACCGGCGTTAAAAACCATTGGGATATAAAAATACATTGAAATAGCATTTCTGTATCTCACACGATTCAAAGACATGGCATATCCGGCCATTCCGCAAATTAGCAGCGACAGCAATGTTCCCACTGTTGTAACAAATATGGAAACACCATAGGCATAATAGATAGAGCTGTCCTCAAAAATGGTTTTATACGCCAGCAGTGAAAATTCCTCAGGAATCAGTTGATATCCGTTGTCTATAACACTTTTTTCACTGCTCAGTGAAACCATGAATGTCAAAACAAAGGGATATGTACATATAAAAGCATATATAGCGAGTATCAAATGTATTAAAAAGTGTGCAGCTCTTTCGCCAAAAGATCGTTTTTGCATTATTAACCCCCTCCTTGCTGATTCGTCGTGGTGCTAAAACAGAGCATAATCCTCGTTGTACTTTTTTACCAGATAGTTGGAACCGAACACCAGTATAAAACCTACAACAGATTGGTACAAACCCACAGCCGCAGTCGGTCCGAAATCTGCTGCCTGTTTGATAGCCCGGAATACATAGGTATCAATTACGTCGGTATGCTTGAACAGCAATCCGTTGTCGCCAACTATTGAGTAAATTGTTCCGAAGTCACCCCGCAGCATACCCCCTATGCTAAGCAGCATCATCGTTATAATCGTAGGCAGGAGCAAAGGTAAAAGAATTGTTTTTATCTGCTTCCAGCGTGTTGCACCGTCAAGAGCTGCTGCTTCAAACAATTGTTCGTCTATTCCGGTAATTCCAGCAAGATAAATGATAGAATTATAGCCTGCCACTTGCCAGATATGAGTCCCTATAATAATCCAGCCCCACGGCTCCGCTGTCTGGGACCAGATAACCGGTTGACCGCCGAACAACTTGATTACCTGGTTTGCAATTCCATATTGGTCCGAAAACACTATATCGGTCACAAGCTTTCCTATGATGACTGCTGAAAAGAAGTATGGCAGAAACATCGCGTTTTGATAGATTTTTTTCAGAAGCTTGGTTCTAACTTCATTTAACATTATCGCAAAAGATACACTAAACAGTGTTGTCCAGAACAAATAATTGATATTGATAAAAAGAGTGTTGAAGGTTGTTCGTAAAGCATAGGTGCTTGTAAAGTAAAACTTAAAGTTATTTAATCCTACAAAAGGACTTTTAAATTTATCAACAAAATTAAAGTCCTGAAAGGCCACGATTAATCCAGGATAGGGCAAATATGCAAAAATGAAAAGTATTGAAGCTGCCGGCAAAATCATCAAATAGTAAGGCCAATTCCGCTTCATTTCTTTTAAGAAAGCATGCTTCTGTTTACCGCTTTGCAGGCTTGCAGCTGTTTTTGAAGATTTCATTCCGATCACCTTTTCTCCGACAATTATTTATAATTTTACATTTGACAGTCGCCGTTGTTGGACGGAACCGTCACCACATCATTAGTGTAGAAAAGTAAATTTATGGCACAAAAACGTTTTTGTAAAAGGCAAAAATTTTTAAAGCTTTTTTACGCTCGCTCGGATGACTATTTCGTGTGGGATATACACATGCTTAACCTCTCTGGGGTCCTCTATAATCTTTTTCAATAGCGCTGCTCCATGATATCCGTTTTGTGACATATCCTGCCGTACGGTAGTTAATGCAGGCCGGATATATTCAGCAAGAGGAATGTCATCGAAACCGGTTACGGAGAAATCATCCGGCACAGCATATCCGGTGTCTTTTATTGCGTTAATCACTCCGATGGCCATGATATCACTCATGCAGATAAATGCCGTAGCGCCGTTCTTTCCATTTTTAAGAATATACTCCTTAGCACTATTATATGCCTTTTCCTCACTGAAATCACAGTAAATAATATTGCTATCGGGTAAGTCGAGTCCTTTACCGCACATACCTTCCTTAATTCCAGCCAACCTCTCCAAGGTGACTGCTGCGTTTTTTTTGCCTGCTATGACCAGAAACTTTCTATGATTCTGCTCAATCAAATATTCGGTCATTTCCCTGGAAGCTTTAATATTATCAATTGAAACACAGCCTACTTTATTGACTGCAATTGGAACATCAATCACAACACATGGGATATCGGAGTCCACCAGTTCTTTGAAATATGCATCGGTTGTGGTAATTCCGCTTAGAATAGCTCCGGCAATGTTTCTCTCTCTGCAGAACCGTGCGTAAGATTTTTTCTGCTGTCTTTTGGAATCAGTCGCATAAACCGAAACCTCCAAGTCATTTTCGGAGGCAAAGCGGTAAACACCCTTGAGCATTAAATACCATAAGTTATCATTGTCATTACTGTCCAAAAGCCCGGATACAATGAAACCAATGTTGGAGGCTGTTTTGGAAGAAAGTCCACGAGCAATTACATTAGGAGTATAACCAAGCTCTTTAATCGACTGGAAAATCCTCTCTTTCGTCTCAGGGCTGATGTCTTTATAACCATTAATTGCTCTGGATACTGTACCGATGGTGACTCCAGCATGTTTAGCCACATCTTTAATGGTTACAGCCATAAAATCACTCCAGTTGATTTACAAAAACGTTTTCATTGACACCTATATATTATCACACTGTTTGTAAAAAGTAAACAGTTTTGACTAAATTATTTTTGCATGCCATAAAGGCTGCACAGCGGAGTATCCATGTACATTGAAATTTACCGTAACCAATTGATGCTCCGATGCATGCAAAACCTTTATCATTAAAGAACATGTCCATTGCGGTAGACAATATTAGTCTACCACAATGGACAACTTTTGATTTTAATCAACCCACTCAGAATACCCACGTTGACTATATAATATCAAACTACCTAATATCTAATAATATCAAACATCAAGCATTAAACACTAAATAAATATTATATAGTAAATATTAAAAATTAAATTTGTAAATATCAAAAATTAAACGTTAGACATTAAAATTATTAAATATCGATGTCCAGTTTCAACTGCTTATCTTCCTCATCTTCACTCTTTATATAGCAGCCTACTGCCGGAATATTCTGCGTCCTGTAATAATCCGGGTCCTTGAAGTTAACTTGGCTTAAAGGCTTCACAGCAGTCATTATGCTTCCCTTCTTGGACTTCAACACTTGAACTCCCTGAGAATTCCTTGTAGTTTTGGAATTGATAGCGGAGGTGTTAAATACCAACGCTTTGTTGATGCTGCTGAAAGCCACCAAATCCATGTCCTCAATTATATGCATTATATTCACCAGGGGTGACAGATCGGAATAGGCATTGGCCAGCTTCTTCCTGTTAGTCTTGGTCGCATAGCTGGCAAGATCTATCTTTGCTACTTTCCCGTTTTCAAAGGAGAACAGCAAATAACCCTTATAGTCATCCGTTGCCACCATATAAAGTATCTTCTCATCCTCGTCCATTTCCAGCAAATTCGGCAAATACTCCCCAAGGCTGCTGGCTTTGCAGTCATTTATTTCATAAATTTTCAGCTTGTATACTGTTTGCTTGCTGGAAAACAGCAGCAAATCAGCCTTGTTGTGAGTTTCTACCTCCTGGATGATTCTGTCGTCGTCCTTTAATTTATGCTCCGGATTGGCTCTCAGAGACGTCAGAGCAATCTTTTTGAGGTAATTCTGCTCAGTAAGGAACAGCTTCAGGTTATAATCCTCTATCAGGAGATCCGGTGTGATTTCCTCTATTTCATCATCATATACAATCTGAGTGCGTCTGGGCTGTTCATACTTCTTTGCTACTTCTTTCAACTGCTTTATTATTATCTTTTTTATCTTTCCTTCATCGGAATAGGTTTCTTTCAGCTCATTAATCCCTTTTTCCAGGCTGCCAACCTCATCTACCCGATTTAATATATACTCCCGGTTAAGATTTCTCAGCTTAATTTCAGCTATATATTCCGCCTGAACCTGATCGATCCCAAACCCCTTCATAAGATTGGGAACAACCTCTGACTCCAGTTCCGTCTCCCTTATTATCCTGATTGCCTTGTCTATATCCAGGAGTATCTTTCTAAGACCATACAGCAAATGGAGCTTTTCCGATTTTCTGTCTATATCGAAAAGCAGCTGCCTTTTTATGCAGTTTATCCTGAAATCCGTCCACTCTCTGAGGATGGCTTTTACACCCATCACCTTCGGTCTGCCGTTAATCAGTATGTTAAAGTTGCAGCTGAAGGAATCCTGAAGCGGGGTCAGCTTGTAAAGCTTGTTCATCAAAGCATCCGGATCGGCATTTTTTCTGATATCAATTGTTATTTTCAGACCTTCCAGGTCCGTCTCATCCCTTACATCGGTTATATCCTTTATTTTTCCACCTTTTACCAGGTCGATTATCGCGTCTATTATCGCTTCGGTGGTTGTGGTATAGGGAATTTCGTATATTTCTATGCAGCTGTTTTCCCTGTCATATTTGTAGCTGGCCCTCAACTTGAAACTGCCTTTTCCGGTCTTGTATATTTCAGCCATTTCCTTTTCATTGTATATCAGCTGGCCGCCGGTGGAAAAATCCGGAGCTTTTAGGTATTTACCGATATCGGCATCTTCATCCTGTATATACTCTATAGTCGCTTCGCATACTTCCTTAAGGTTGAAGCTGCATATATTGCTGGCCATGCCCACCGCAATCCCCTGATTGGGGTTTACCAGTATATTGGGAAATGTGGTCGGCAGCAATGTAGGCTCCTTCATTGTGCCATCATAGTTGTCTACAAATTCCACAGTATTTTTGTCCAAATCCCGGAACAGCTCTTCACATATCTTGTCCAGCTTTGCTTCCGTATAACGGGGAGCCGCATACTTCATATCCTTGGAATACTGTTTCCCAAAATTTCCTTTGGAATCAATATAGGGGTGCAGCAGCGCTCCGTTGCTTTTGGTAAGCCTCACCATGGTCTCATATATCGGCCCGTCACCGTGGGGATTTAGTTTCATCGTCTGGCCTACGATATTGGCGGATTTTGTCCTGCCGCCGGTAAGAAGTCCCATTTTATACATAGTATACAGAAGCTTCCTGTGAGAAGGCTTAAACCCATCAATCTCGGGTATGGCTCTGGAAACGATGACGCTCATCGCATAGGGCATGTAGTTTTTTTCCAATGTTTCAATTATCTTTTGCTCAATATGGTTTTTCAAAGTTTAACCTCCCTAACTCACATCAATCATATCCATATATCTGTATCCGTTTTCTTCAATGAATTCTTTTCGTCCCTGAAGATTGTCCCCCAACAAAAGGTCAAAAACCTGCTCCGTCCTGACGACATCATCAGGCATAACCTTTATAAGCCTTCTGGTCTCAGGATTCATAGTGGTCTCCCACATCATATCCGGGTCATTTTCACCCAAACCTTTTGACCTCTGTATGGTATATTTGCCGCTTATCTTGGAAAGTATCTGGTTTTTTTCCTTTTCAGAATAGGCAAAATAGGTTTTATTTTTGGTGGTTATCTCAAAAAGGGGCGACTCGGCTATATATACCTTGCCGGCTTTTATAAGCGTAGGCACCAGCCGGTAAAGCATTGCCAGGATCAGCGTTCTTATCTGAAATCCGTCCACATCAGCATCGGTGCAGATTATCACCTTGTCCCATCTCAGGTTGTTGATGTCAAAAGTGTTAAATTCTTTATTATGCTTTGTCTTTATCTCCACACCGCATCCAAGCACCCTGAGGAGATCTACTATTATTTCATTTTTAAAAATGCTGTCGTACTCGGCTTTCAGACAGTTGAGGATTTTTCCCCTCACCGGGATAATGGCCTGAAATTCTGCATCCCTGCCCAGCTTACATGAGCCTAAAGCCGAATCACCTTCCACTATATATATTTCCCTTCTGCTCACATCCTTGGTACGGCAGTCCACAAACTTCTTAACGCGGTTTGAAATATCCAGGCTGCCGCTCAGCTTTTTCTTTATGTTCACCCTGGTCTTTTCCGCGGTTTCCCTGCTTCTCTTGTTTACCAGCACCTGCTCCAGTATCTTTTCACTTTCCACCTTATTTTCAATAAAATATACTTCCAACTGTTGTTTTAAAAAGTCCGTCATCGCCTCCTGTATAAACTTGTTGGTGATGGACTTCTTAGTCTGGTTCTCATAGCTGGTTATGGTGGAAAAGGAGTTGGTCACCAGGATAAGGCTGTCCTGAATGTCAGCAAAGGTTATTTTTGCTTCGTCCTTGTTATATTTGCCCCTGGCTTTCAGGCACTTGTCAATTTCGGTTACAAAAGCGTTTTTAACAGCCTTGTCCGGAGCTCCTCCGTACTCCAGGAAGCTGGAATTATGATAATATTCCAGCAAATTTATTTCGTTATTAAAGCAGAAAGCTATCTGCATTTTAACCTTGTATTCCGGTTTATCCTCCCTGTCCCTTCCTCTTGCGGAGGATTCATAAAACTGAATCTCGGTAAAACCCTTATCCTGATTTATTTCCTTAATATAATCAACTATGCCGTTTTGATAGCAATACTCATAGTCCGTTCCGGTTTCCTCGTCATGGAGCTTGAATATGATGCCTGCATTTACTACCGCCTGTTTTTTCAATGTGTTCTGGAAATACTCCAGAGGTATGTCTATATCAGTAAATACTTCCAGGTCCGGCCTCCATTTTATGAAAGTACCGGTGGTCTCATAATCACATTTTACCTTTTTAAGGCCTCCTATGTTTTCACCCTTTTCAAAATGCAAGTCGTACCGGTATCCATCCCGGTATACCGTAACATCCATATACTCCGAGCTGTATTGGGTGGCACAGCTTCCCAGTCCATTCAGCCCAAGGCTGAATTCATAGTTTTCTCCTGAATTGTTTTTGTACTTCCCCCCTGCATAAAGCTCGCAGAATACCAGTTCCCAGTTATATCTCTGCTCTTTAGGGTTGAAGTCCAGGGGTATGCCTCTTCCCTCATCCCTGACCGATATGGATTTATCCTTGTACCTAACCACCTCGATGACATTTCCATAGCCTTCCCTTGCTTCATCTATGGAGTTTGACAAAATCTCAAATACTGAATGCTGGCAGCCTTCTATACCGTCCGATCCAAATATAACGGCTGGACGGAGCCTAACCCTGTCGGCGCCCTTCAAAGATGATATGCTGTCATTTCCATATCCGGTATTTTTGACGTTTTTAGCCATTTGCCCCTCCACCTTTAAAATTTGTACCTATA encodes the following:
- a CDS encoding LacI family DNA-binding transcriptional regulator, whose protein sequence is MAVTIKDVAKHAGVTIGTVSRAINGYKDISPETKERIFQSIKELGYTPNVIARGLSSKTASNIGFIVSGLLDSNDNDNLWYLMLKGVYRFASENDLEVSVYATDSKRQQKKSYARFCRERNIAGAILSGITTTDAYFKELVDSDIPCVVIDVPIAVNKVGCVSIDNIKASREMTEYLIEQNHRKFLVIAGKKNAAVTLERLAGIKEGMCGKGLDLPDSNIIYCDFSEEKAYNSAKEYILKNGKNGATAFICMSDIMAIGVINAIKDTGYAVPDDFSVTGFDDIPLAEYIRPALTTVRQDMSQNGYHGAALLKKIIEDPREVKHVYIPHEIVIRASVKKL
- a CDS encoding ABC transporter substrate-binding protein, whose protein sequence is MKRFKVVVSFLLIMAMTLTMLAGCGKKSNESDKSTDAAVSTDAKADTKADAAASTKKDADKGEKAPVNLTAVFPGQESKAAESVLKAINEKLKADGLNVNVSIKYIDDYWNKLALDIAGGAEYDIAWAHSSTLSDLVSKKVYQPIDDALKAYGADLLANTPEHVLKGGSVGGKQYALPRSIPMTAFNNVFNIRGDLREKYGIPEIKTIEDLEAYFAAIKENEPDMYPIMDTNWQPLFPVYADYFFPIGDGGINPIYIDPTDETYTVKSFWDSEAFTQITTKRKEWKEKGWLNSDTSKVENGDVGFDYGKVACVAANIMRASERIDTITANVPGAVVETVLLEPKTRHIYLAGDNMLAVPSTSKHVNEAVALINWIKKSQENYDLWSYGVEGENYKLVDGAVDISDIPKEKVYTTNVWMWNDINLARFSSKYPKEDIEKLKTWDSKSVVTPFVGFTLDQSKIKAQVSQVTAVMNEYSLNLAIGVTDINEVRDEIMKKMNAAGLQDIIEETQKQINAYIAAK
- a CDS encoding carbohydrate ABC transporter permease — its product is MQKRSFGERAAHFLIHLILAIYAFICTYPFVLTFMVSLSSEKSVIDNGYQLIPEEFSLLAYKTIFEDSSIYYAYGVSIFVTTVGTLLSLLICGMAGYAMSLNRVRYRNAISMYFYIPMVFNAGLLPWYMVCTQLLHLQNTIMALILPMLVSSFNIFLMRNYFKTIPASLIESADIDGCGVMRTFFQVVLPLSKPIIATVALFVGLAYWNDWSLALWFIDERNLFPLQYMLFRIESMMEFIRKNGYIGGFEFPAQTYQIATLFVTIGPIILLYPLIQRYFVKGIMIGAVKG
- a CDS encoding DNA gyrase/topoisomerase IV subunit A, with product MPYAMSVIVSRAIPEIDGFKPSHRKLLYTMYKMGLLTGGRTKSANIVGQTMKLNPHGDGPIYETMVRLTKSNGALLHPYIDSKGNFGKQYSKDMKYAAPRYTEAKLDKICEELFRDLDKNTVEFVDNYDGTMKEPTLLPTTFPNILVNPNQGIAVGMASNICSFNLKEVCEATIEYIQDEDADIGKYLKAPDFSTGGQLIYNEKEMAEIYKTGKGSFKLRASYKYDRENSCIEIYEIPYTTTTEAIIDAIIDLVKGGKIKDITDVRDETDLEGLKITIDIRKNADPDALMNKLYKLTPLQDSFSCNFNILINGRPKVMGVKAILREWTDFRINCIKRQLLFDIDRKSEKLHLLYGLRKILLDIDKAIRIIRETELESEVVPNLMKGFGIDQVQAEYIAEIKLRNLNREYILNRVDEVGSLEKGINELKETYSDEGKIKKIIIKQLKEVAKKYEQPRRTQIVYDDEIEEITPDLLIEDYNLKLFLTEQNYLKKIALTSLRANPEHKLKDDDRIIQEVETHNKADLLLFSSKQTVYKLKIYEINDCKASSLGEYLPNLLEMDEDEKILYMVATDDYKGYLLFSFENGKVAKIDLASYATKTNRKKLANAYSDLSPLVNIMHIIEDMDLVAFSSINKALVFNTSAINSKTTRNSQGVQVLKSKKGSIMTAVKPLSQVNFKDPDYYRTQNIPAVGCYIKSEDEEDKQLKLDIDI
- a CDS encoding DNA gyrase/topoisomerase IV subunit B, with translation MAKNVKNTGYGNDSISSLKGADRVRLRPAVIFGSDGIEGCQHSVFEILSNSIDEAREGYGNVIEVVRYKDKSISVRDEGRGIPLDFNPKEQRYNWELVFCELYAGGKYKNNSGENYEFSLGLNGLGSCATQYSSEYMDVTVYRDGYRYDLHFEKGENIGGLKKVKCDYETTGTFIKWRPDLEVFTDIDIPLEYFQNTLKKQAVVNAGIIFKLHDEETGTDYEYCYQNGIVDYIKEINQDKGFTEIQFYESSARGRDREDKPEYKVKMQIAFCFNNEINLLEYYHNSSFLEYGGAPDKAVKNAFVTEIDKCLKARGKYNKDEAKITFADIQDSLILVTNSFSTITSYENQTKKSITNKFIQEAMTDFLKQQLEVYFIENKVESEKILEQVLVNKRSRETAEKTRVNIKKKLSGSLDISNRVKKFVDCRTKDVSRREIYIVEGDSALGSCKLGRDAEFQAIIPVRGKILNCLKAEYDSIFKNEIIVDLLRVLGCGVEIKTKHNKEFNTFDINNLRWDKVIICTDADVDGFQIRTLILAMLYRLVPTLIKAGKVYIAESPLFEITTKNKTYFAYSEKEKNQILSKISGKYTIQRSKGLGENDPDMMWETTMNPETRRLIKVMPDDVVRTEQVFDLLLGDNLQGRKEFIEENGYRYMDMIDVS
- a CDS encoding ABC transporter permease, with product MKSSKTAASLQSGKQKHAFLKEMKRNWPYYLMILPAASILFIFAYLPYPGLIVAFQDFNFVDKFKSPFVGLNNFKFYFTSTYALRTTFNTLFININYLFWTTLFSVSFAIMLNEVRTKLLKKIYQNAMFLPYFFSAVIIGKLVTDIVFSDQYGIANQVIKLFGGQPVIWSQTAEPWGWIIIGTHIWQVAGYNSIIYLAGITGIDEQLFEAAALDGATRWKQIKTILLPLLLPTIITMMLLSIGGMLRGDFGTIYSIVGDNGLLFKHTDVIDTYVFRAIKQAADFGPTAAVGLYQSVVGFILVFGSNYLVKKYNEDYALF